The Salinibaculum sp. SYNS191 genome has a window encoding:
- a CDS encoding DUF1059 domain-containing protein — protein sequence MAKEIACRDAGYDCDFMVRSEDESQLIKFVQEHAQETHDTQMSADDIRGAWKTV from the coding sequence ATGGCAAAAGAGATCGCCTGTCGAGATGCGGGATACGACTGTGACTTCATGGTTCGCTCCGAGGACGAGTCACAGCTCATCAAGTTCGTACAGGAACACGCACAGGAGACGCACGACACCCAGATGTCCGCGGACGACATCCGCGGTGCCTGGAAAACGGTGTAG